The Coffea arabica cultivar ET-39 chromosome 3c, Coffea Arabica ET-39 HiFi, whole genome shotgun sequence genome contains a region encoding:
- the LOC113734024 gene encoding LEC14B homolog: protein MTWTRKRLDGCDRGNGAEGSSGRQRISEENSYLNHEIALLTKYTSTAHERFRKVVPGKARLPVSPVQMLVGREGNYSGRGRFSSGDCCHVLSRYMPINGPSVVDRMPSGAYVSQFSEDGSLFVAAFQESQIKIYNVDKGWRLQKDIRARSLRWTITDTSLSPDRRFLAYSSISPIVHIVDVGSAATESLANVTEIHEGLEFSSDASDYDDYSFGIFSVKFSTDGRELVAASSNNSIYVYDLEAKRLSLCIPAHESDVNAVCFADETGHLIYSGSDDCLCKVWDRRCFATKGKPAGVLIGHLEGITFIDTRGDGRYLISNGKDQVIKLWDIRKMSSNADYVQWRRDYDWDYRWMDYPERAKNLRNPNDLSLTTYKGHTVLRTLIRCYFSPAHSTGQKYIYTGSTDSIVYIYDLVSGAQVAKLDFHEGPVRDCNWHPYYPMFVSSSWDGVLANWEFPGNGVPTRRNRRRRRALY from the exons ATGACTTGGACTAGAAAGCGTTTGGATGGTTGTGATAGAGGAAATGGAGCTGAGGGATCATCTGGTAGGCAGAGGATCAGTGAAGAAAATAGTTATCTTAATCATGAGATAGCGCTACTCACAAAATATACGTCAACTGCGCATGAACGTTTCAGAAAAGTGGTACCGGGTAAGGCAAGGTTGCCCGTTTCACCTGTGCAAATGTTGGTGGGAAGGGAAGGGAATTATTCTGGGAGAGGGAGATTCTCATCAGGAGACTGTTGTCATGTTTTGAGTCGGTATATGCCTATTAATGGTCCTTCAGTGGTTGATCGAATGCCAAGTGGTGCATATGTTTCACAATTTTCAGAAGATGGTTCTCTGTTTGTTGCTGCATTTCAG GAAAGTCAgattaaaatatataatgtTGACAAGGGATGGAGACTGCAGAAGGACATTAGAGCTAGAAGCTTGCGATGGACAATCACTGATACATCCCTATCCCCAGATCGTCGTTTTCTT GCTTACTCAAGTATATCTCCCATAGTTCATATTGTTGATGTTGGATCTGCTGCAACAGAATCTCTTGCAAATGTTACG GAAATTCACGAGGGATTGGAATTTTCTTCAGATGCTTCAGACTATGATGACTATTCTTTTGGAATTTTCTCTGTGAAATTCTCAACAGATGGCAGAGAACTTGTGGCTGCTAGTAGTAATAATTCCATTTATGTTTATGATCTCGAAGCAAAAAGGCTGAGCCTCTGCATTCCAGCTCATGAG TCTGATGTGAACGCTGTGTGCTTTGCTGATGAGACTGGTCACCTGATATATTCTGGGAGTGACGATTGCCTCTGTAAG GTTTGGGACCGTCGTTGCTTTGCCACAAAAGGGAAACCAGCTGGAGTCCTTATTGGACATCTGGAAGGAATTACTTTCATTGATACTCGTGGAGATGGCCGTTACTTGATCTCAAATGGAAAAGATCAGGTCATCAAGCTTTGGGATATTCGCAAGATGTCTTCAAATGCTGATTA CGTACAATGGCGTAGAGATTATGATTGGGATTACAGATGGATGGATTATCCAGAGCGTGCAAAAAATTTGAGGAATCCAAACGACCTATCATTGACTACCTATAAAGGCCATACAGTTTTGCGGACTCTCATACGCTGTTATTTCTCTCCAGCTCATAG CACGGGGCAAAAGTATATCTACACTGGATCTACAGATTCTATCGTATATATTTATGATTTG GTGAGTGGAGCTCAAGTTGCAAAACTCGATTTCCATGAAGGGCCTGTAAGAGACTGCAATTGGCACCCCTATTACCCAATGTTTGTCAGTTCTTCATGGGATGGAGTTCTTGCCAATTGGGAGTTCCCTGGCAATGGTGTGCCTACAAGGCGAAACAGAAGAAGACGGCGGGCTCTATACTGA
- the LOC113734025 gene encoding nucleoside hydrolase 3 isoform X1, producing MKTGGKMLIRRCVFMALVISGIAARVIYPTEGQPHRILLDTDVDTDDLFALLYLLKLNRSEFDLQAVTLNTNAWTDAGHGVNQVYDLLYMMGRDDIGVGVGGEGGILEDGTILANVGGYLPLIEQGIGTAGYCRYRQAIPVGLGGRLDVDTNFGFRKGFLPQGRRKYLPLQQPTAQQVMIDKISAGPTTVFIIGAHTNFAIFLMNNPHLKRNVKHIYIMGGGVRSKNPTGCCPKNASSSCQPRQCGDQGNLFTDYTSNPYAEFNMFGDPFAAYQVIHSGIPVTLVPLDATNTIPISQEFFETFERNQHTYEAQYCFKSLKMARDTWFDDHFFTSYFMWDSFLSGVATSIMRKPHNEKGENEFAEMEYMNITVVTSNEPYGISDGSNPFFDGHKTPKFNLKKDGVHGGHVQTGLRDPFCLVKKGKGRCKDGYTTEVTGQGAVRVLVAVRAKPNRDRSSPLNREFFRSFLDVLNHPQHSGRFDITTQFPHYKEILYKPDFRGRRLGKNVVFDMDMSAGDFLALFYLLKLPVETINLKAVLVTPTGWANAATIDAVYDLLHMMGRDDIPVGLGDMFALNQSVPKSAVGDCKYNKAIPHGSGGFLDSDTLYGLARDLPRSPRRYTAENSVKFGAPRDTGHPELRQPLALEVWQSLVKTLDPGSKVTILTNGPLTTLAHIVDLGKNVTSFIEDVYIVGGHINYDNCEKGNVINVPSNEYAELNMYLDPLAARRVFDSELNITLIPLGVQRRVSTFQKVLQRLYLTKKTPEALFARNLLSKLHDLKQAHPRYQHMETFLGEILGAVVLAGDHSTLESTFEVKTVKVSAKGVESEDGRMIVSEKQGKLVKVLADVNSKAYYNLFANQLGDKNQSAIVGSFDEQRKLWSKSPI from the exons ATGAAGACAGGAGGGAAAATGTTGATACGCAGATGTGTGTTTATGGCTTTGGTGATCAGTGGAATAGCTGCAAGGGTTATATACCCTACCGAGGGGCAGCCCCATCGGATTCTCTTGGATACAGACGTTGATACGGATGATTTGTTTGCTCTATTGTATCTTTTGAAGCTTAACCGATCAGAATTTGATTTGCAG GCAGTTACCTTAAACACAAATGCATGGACTGATGCAGGACATGGTGTCAATCAAGTCTATGACCTTCTTTACATGATGGGACGTGATGACATTGGTGTTGGAGTGGGAGGTGAGGGTGGAATCCTTGAAGATGGTACCATACTTGCAAATGTAGGAGGATATCTTCCTCTAATTGAACAG GGGATTGGTACAGCTGGATATTGTAGATACAGGCAAGCCATTCCAGTAGGTCTTGGAGGTCGATTAGACGTCGATACGAATTTTGGCTTTCGCAAAGGTTTTCTCCCGCAG GGCAGAAGAAAATATTTACCTCTTCAGCAACCAACCGCTCAGCAAGTAATGATTGACAAAATTTCTGCCGGTCCAACAACTGTCTTTATAATTGGAGCCCATACAAATTTTGCTATTTTTCTTATGAATAATCCACATCTAAAGAGAAATGTCAAGCATATTTACATCATGGGTGGTGGTGTGAGATCAAAGAATCCAACCGGTTGCTGCCCAAAAAATGCCAGTTCATCTTGCCAACCTCGGCAATGTGGTGACCAGGGCAACTTGTTCACAGACTACACTAGTAATCCTTATGCAGAGTTCAACATGTTTGGAGATCCCTTTGCAGCTTACCAG GTGATTCACTCTGGAATTCCAGTTACTCTTGTTCCATTAGATGCCACAAACACCATACCAATAAGTCAGGAGTTTTTTGAGACATTTGAGAGGAATCAACATACTTATGAAGCACAATACTGCTTCAAGTCCTTGAAAATGGCTCGTGATACCTGGTTTGATGATCACTTTTTCACG AGTTATTTTATGTGGGACTCATTTTTATCTGGTGTAGCAACTTCAATTATGCGTAAGCCACACAACGAAAAAGGGGAGAATGAATTTGCCGAGATGGAGTACATGAACATCACTGTAGTTACTTCAAATGAGCCCTATGGGATATCTGATGGCTCCAATCCATTCTTTGATGGGCATAAAACACCTAAATTTAACTTGAAAAAAGATGGAGTTCATGGTGGCCATGTCCAGACTGGACTTCGTGATCCATTTTGCCTCGTGAAAAAGGGGAAGGGACGGTGCAAG GATGGCTATACAACAGAGGTAACTGGTCAAGGAGCAGTGCGTGTGCTTGTTGCTGTTAGAGCAAAACCTAATCGTGACAGAAGCAGCCCTCTAAACAGAGAGTTCTTTAGAAGCTTTCTTGAT GTTCTAAACCATCCTCAACACTCAGGAAGATTCGACATTACAACACAATTTCCTCATTACAAAGAAATTCTTTACAAACCAGATTTCAGGGGAAGGAGACTTGGCAAGAATGTTGTGTTTGACATGGACATGAGTGCTGGAGACTTTCTAGCTCTTTTTTACCTCCTTAAATTACCTGTGGAAACTATCAATCTTAAG GCTGTGCTGGTTACTCCAACTGGATGGGCAAATGCGGCAACGATAGATGCTGTCTATGATTTACTGCATATGATGGGTCGTGATGACATTCCTGTTGGCCTTGGGGATATGTTTGCATTGAACCAATCTGTTCCAAAGTCTGCTGTGGGTGACTGCAAGTATAACAAGGCTATTCCTCATGGTAGTGGTGGATTTCTAGACTCAGATACTCTCTATGGATTAGCTCGTGATTTGCCACGAAGCCCTCGCAG GTATACAGCAGAAAATTCTGTCAAATTCGGTGCTCCTCGAGACACTGGTCACCCTGAGCTCAGACAACCTCTTGCACTGGAGGTATGGCAGTCACTAGTGAAAACTCTAGATCCAGGGTCTAAGGTTACCATTTTGACCAATGGACCATTGACTACTCTAGCACACATtgttgatttgggcaagaaTGTAACCTCTTTTATTGAG GATGTATACATTGTTGGAGGCCACATCAATTATGATAACTGTGAGAAAGGAAATGTCATCAATGTCCCATCCAATGAATACGCAGAACTGAATATGTATCTTGATCCATTGGCTGCAAGGAGAGTTTTTGATTCAGAACTTAATATCACCCTTATTCCACTTGGAGTTCAGCGTAGAGTCAGTACGTTCCAGAAAGTTTTGCAAAGACTCTACCTCACCAAGAAGACCCCTGAGGCATTGTTTGCCAGGAATTTACTGTCTAAGTTACATGATTTGAAACAGGCACATCCTAGATACCAGCATATG GAAACATTTCTGGGGGAAATTCTTGGTGCAGTTGTTCTTGCGGGAGATCATTCAACGTTGGAATCAACATTCGAAGTGAAGACTGTCAAGGTCTCTGCAAAAGGCGTTGAATCTGAAGATGGACGAATGATAGTTAGTGAAAAACAAGGGAAATTGGTTAAAGTACTAGCAGATGTGAATTCAAAGGCTTATTATAACCTTTTTGCGAATCAACTTGGTGATAAAAACCAGTCTGCTATAGTTGGAAGCTTTGATGAACAGAGAAAATTGTGGAGTAAATCACCAATATAG
- the LOC113734025 gene encoding nucleoside hydrolase 3 isoform X2: MLIRRCVFMALVISGIAARVIYPTEGQPHRILLDTDVDTDDLFALLYLLKLNRSEFDLQAVTLNTNAWTDAGHGVNQVYDLLYMMGRDDIGVGVGGEGGILEDGTILANVGGYLPLIEQGIGTAGYCRYRQAIPVGLGGRLDVDTNFGFRKGFLPQGRRKYLPLQQPTAQQVMIDKISAGPTTVFIIGAHTNFAIFLMNNPHLKRNVKHIYIMGGGVRSKNPTGCCPKNASSSCQPRQCGDQGNLFTDYTSNPYAEFNMFGDPFAAYQVIHSGIPVTLVPLDATNTIPISQEFFETFERNQHTYEAQYCFKSLKMARDTWFDDHFFTSYFMWDSFLSGVATSIMRKPHNEKGENEFAEMEYMNITVVTSNEPYGISDGSNPFFDGHKTPKFNLKKDGVHGGHVQTGLRDPFCLVKKGKGRCKDGYTTEVTGQGAVRVLVAVRAKPNRDRSSPLNREFFRSFLDVLNHPQHSGRFDITTQFPHYKEILYKPDFRGRRLGKNVVFDMDMSAGDFLALFYLLKLPVETINLKAVLVTPTGWANAATIDAVYDLLHMMGRDDIPVGLGDMFALNQSVPKSAVGDCKYNKAIPHGSGGFLDSDTLYGLARDLPRSPRRYTAENSVKFGAPRDTGHPELRQPLALEVWQSLVKTLDPGSKVTILTNGPLTTLAHIVDLGKNVTSFIEDVYIVGGHINYDNCEKGNVINVPSNEYAELNMYLDPLAARRVFDSELNITLIPLGVQRRVSTFQKVLQRLYLTKKTPEALFARNLLSKLHDLKQAHPRYQHMETFLGEILGAVVLAGDHSTLESTFEVKTVKVSAKGVESEDGRMIVSEKQGKLVKVLADVNSKAYYNLFANQLGDKNQSAIVGSFDEQRKLWSKSPI, from the exons ATGTTGATACGCAGATGTGTGTTTATGGCTTTGGTGATCAGTGGAATAGCTGCAAGGGTTATATACCCTACCGAGGGGCAGCCCCATCGGATTCTCTTGGATACAGACGTTGATACGGATGATTTGTTTGCTCTATTGTATCTTTTGAAGCTTAACCGATCAGAATTTGATTTGCAG GCAGTTACCTTAAACACAAATGCATGGACTGATGCAGGACATGGTGTCAATCAAGTCTATGACCTTCTTTACATGATGGGACGTGATGACATTGGTGTTGGAGTGGGAGGTGAGGGTGGAATCCTTGAAGATGGTACCATACTTGCAAATGTAGGAGGATATCTTCCTCTAATTGAACAG GGGATTGGTACAGCTGGATATTGTAGATACAGGCAAGCCATTCCAGTAGGTCTTGGAGGTCGATTAGACGTCGATACGAATTTTGGCTTTCGCAAAGGTTTTCTCCCGCAG GGCAGAAGAAAATATTTACCTCTTCAGCAACCAACCGCTCAGCAAGTAATGATTGACAAAATTTCTGCCGGTCCAACAACTGTCTTTATAATTGGAGCCCATACAAATTTTGCTATTTTTCTTATGAATAATCCACATCTAAAGAGAAATGTCAAGCATATTTACATCATGGGTGGTGGTGTGAGATCAAAGAATCCAACCGGTTGCTGCCCAAAAAATGCCAGTTCATCTTGCCAACCTCGGCAATGTGGTGACCAGGGCAACTTGTTCACAGACTACACTAGTAATCCTTATGCAGAGTTCAACATGTTTGGAGATCCCTTTGCAGCTTACCAG GTGATTCACTCTGGAATTCCAGTTACTCTTGTTCCATTAGATGCCACAAACACCATACCAATAAGTCAGGAGTTTTTTGAGACATTTGAGAGGAATCAACATACTTATGAAGCACAATACTGCTTCAAGTCCTTGAAAATGGCTCGTGATACCTGGTTTGATGATCACTTTTTCACG AGTTATTTTATGTGGGACTCATTTTTATCTGGTGTAGCAACTTCAATTATGCGTAAGCCACACAACGAAAAAGGGGAGAATGAATTTGCCGAGATGGAGTACATGAACATCACTGTAGTTACTTCAAATGAGCCCTATGGGATATCTGATGGCTCCAATCCATTCTTTGATGGGCATAAAACACCTAAATTTAACTTGAAAAAAGATGGAGTTCATGGTGGCCATGTCCAGACTGGACTTCGTGATCCATTTTGCCTCGTGAAAAAGGGGAAGGGACGGTGCAAG GATGGCTATACAACAGAGGTAACTGGTCAAGGAGCAGTGCGTGTGCTTGTTGCTGTTAGAGCAAAACCTAATCGTGACAGAAGCAGCCCTCTAAACAGAGAGTTCTTTAGAAGCTTTCTTGAT GTTCTAAACCATCCTCAACACTCAGGAAGATTCGACATTACAACACAATTTCCTCATTACAAAGAAATTCTTTACAAACCAGATTTCAGGGGAAGGAGACTTGGCAAGAATGTTGTGTTTGACATGGACATGAGTGCTGGAGACTTTCTAGCTCTTTTTTACCTCCTTAAATTACCTGTGGAAACTATCAATCTTAAG GCTGTGCTGGTTACTCCAACTGGATGGGCAAATGCGGCAACGATAGATGCTGTCTATGATTTACTGCATATGATGGGTCGTGATGACATTCCTGTTGGCCTTGGGGATATGTTTGCATTGAACCAATCTGTTCCAAAGTCTGCTGTGGGTGACTGCAAGTATAACAAGGCTATTCCTCATGGTAGTGGTGGATTTCTAGACTCAGATACTCTCTATGGATTAGCTCGTGATTTGCCACGAAGCCCTCGCAG GTATACAGCAGAAAATTCTGTCAAATTCGGTGCTCCTCGAGACACTGGTCACCCTGAGCTCAGACAACCTCTTGCACTGGAGGTATGGCAGTCACTAGTGAAAACTCTAGATCCAGGGTCTAAGGTTACCATTTTGACCAATGGACCATTGACTACTCTAGCACACATtgttgatttgggcaagaaTGTAACCTCTTTTATTGAG GATGTATACATTGTTGGAGGCCACATCAATTATGATAACTGTGAGAAAGGAAATGTCATCAATGTCCCATCCAATGAATACGCAGAACTGAATATGTATCTTGATCCATTGGCTGCAAGGAGAGTTTTTGATTCAGAACTTAATATCACCCTTATTCCACTTGGAGTTCAGCGTAGAGTCAGTACGTTCCAGAAAGTTTTGCAAAGACTCTACCTCACCAAGAAGACCCCTGAGGCATTGTTTGCCAGGAATTTACTGTCTAAGTTACATGATTTGAAACAGGCACATCCTAGATACCAGCATATG GAAACATTTCTGGGGGAAATTCTTGGTGCAGTTGTTCTTGCGGGAGATCATTCAACGTTGGAATCAACATTCGAAGTGAAGACTGTCAAGGTCTCTGCAAAAGGCGTTGAATCTGAAGATGGACGAATGATAGTTAGTGAAAAACAAGGGAAATTGGTTAAAGTACTAGCAGATGTGAATTCAAAGGCTTATTATAACCTTTTTGCGAATCAACTTGGTGATAAAAACCAGTCTGCTATAGTTGGAAGCTTTGATGAACAGAGAAAATTGTGGAGTAAATCACCAATATAG
- the LOC113734026 gene encoding histidine-containing phosphotransfer protein 1 isoform X2 produces the protein MEVGQLQKSFVDYTASLFREGFLDGQFSQLQQLQDESNPDFVVEVVSLFFEDSDKLLNDLTRALDQQNIDFKKVDAHVHQLKGSSSSIGAQRVKNACVAFRNFCEEQNVEACLHQVKQEYLLVKSKLETLFTLEQQIITAGGAIPMME, from the exons ATGGAGGTTGGTCAATTGCAGAAAAGCTTTGTGGATTACACTGCATCTTTGTTTCGGGAG GGCTTCTTGGATGGTCAGTTTAGTCAGCTTCAGCAACTGCAAGATGAGAGCAACCCGGACTTCGTTGTTGAAGTGGTGTCTCTTTTCTTTGAAGATTCTGACAAGCTTCTCAATGATCTCACCAGGGCTCT GGATCAGCAAAATATAGACTTCAAGAAGGTCGATGCCCATGTTCATCAGCTCAAGGGCAGCAGCTCCAG CATAGGTGCTCAGAGAGTAAAAAATGCCTGCGTTGCTTTTCGCAATTTTTGTGAGGAACAGAATGTCGAAGC ATGCTTGCATCAAGTAAAGCAAGAGTATCTCCTGGTGAAGAGCAAGCTTGAGACTTTATTCACG CTGGAGCAGCAGATTATCACGGCAGGGGGAGCTATTCCCATGATGGAATGA
- the LOC113734026 gene encoding histidine-containing phosphotransfer protein 1 isoform X1, translated as MEVGQLQKSFVDYTASLFREGFLDGQFSQLQQLQDESNPDFVVEVVSLFFEDSDKLLNDLTRALDQQNIDFKKVDAHVHQLKGSSSSIGAQRVKNACVAFRNFCEEQNVEACLRCLHQVKQEYLLVKSKLETLFTLEQQIITAGGAIPMME; from the exons ATGGAGGTTGGTCAATTGCAGAAAAGCTTTGTGGATTACACTGCATCTTTGTTTCGGGAG GGCTTCTTGGATGGTCAGTTTAGTCAGCTTCAGCAACTGCAAGATGAGAGCAACCCGGACTTCGTTGTTGAAGTGGTGTCTCTTTTCTTTGAAGATTCTGACAAGCTTCTCAATGATCTCACCAGGGCTCT GGATCAGCAAAATATAGACTTCAAGAAGGTCGATGCCCATGTTCATCAGCTCAAGGGCAGCAGCTCCAG CATAGGTGCTCAGAGAGTAAAAAATGCCTGCGTTGCTTTTCGCAATTTTTGTGAGGAACAGAATGTCGAAGC GTGCTTAAGATGCTTGCATCAAGTAAAGCAAGAGTATCTCCTGGTGAAGAGCAAGCTTGAGACTTTATTCACG CTGGAGCAGCAGATTATCACGGCAGGGGGAGCTATTCCCATGATGGAATGA